Proteins encoded by one window of Terriglobia bacterium:
- a CDS encoding succinate dehydrogenase cytochrome b subunit, with protein MSTVIANTPLMKVTRFYESTIGKKAIMAVTGLILFGFLIAHMLGNLQIFLGSAVMDHYAETLHSTVELLWPVRIVLLISVVLHIWASISLSKVKRDARPVAYVKHTNITSSWASRTMMLSGPIIAAFVVFHLLHLTTGTIQPAPFLPLHAYENLVGGFAVAWVALLYIAVMIFIGFHLSHGIWSMFQSIGFNHPRYTPAIKKFAAIFSWILIAGFISVPLAVLTGLVR; from the coding sequence ATGAGCACTGTTATTGCAAATACTCCATTAATGAAAGTGACGCGATTTTACGAATCCACGATCGGCAAGAAGGCCATCATGGCGGTGACCGGTCTGATTCTGTTCGGGTTTCTGATCGCGCACATGCTCGGCAACCTGCAAATCTTTTTAGGATCGGCGGTTATGGACCATTACGCCGAGACGCTGCACAGCACCGTGGAACTCCTGTGGCCCGTCCGGATCGTTCTCCTTATTTCCGTTGTTCTTCACATCTGGGCCTCGATTTCGCTTTCCAAAGTCAAGCGCGACGCGCGCCCGGTCGCATATGTGAAGCACACGAACATTACGTCGAGCTGGGCCTCGCGCACCATGATGCTTAGCGGACCGATCATCGCGGCATTTGTCGTGTTTCATCTGCTGCACCTGACGACAGGCACCATCCAACCGGCTCCCTTCCTACCGCTCCATGCCTACGAAAACCTCGTGGGCGGCTTCGCCGTCGCGTGGGTCGCGCTGCTGTACATCGCCGTAATGATTTTCATCGGCTTCCACCTGAGCCATGGTATCTGGAGCATGTTCCAGTCGATCGGGTTCAACCATCCGCGCTATACGCCCGCGATCAAGAAGTTTGCGGCCATCTTCTCGTGGATTCTAATTGCCGGCTTCATTTCAGTCCCGCTCGCGGT